In one Apteryx mantelli isolate bAptMan1 chromosome 33, bAptMan1.hap1, whole genome shotgun sequence genomic region, the following are encoded:
- the MBD6 gene encoding methyl-CpG-binding domain protein 6 isoform X1: MHKVFNFDPGAAVAGRGAPGTQGQQDMTKLCNHRRKTVAMATLYRSMEGAPGPGSRRPGTGPGLSPLFPAGGRPAVPPGVPPPGAVGSFPRAPTRAKTPEAAPAGDRLVPPPFPRPRDVFPGANGSPESRPPPPSPRFGRRLPPPDAAVAPRPPAEDARSHRPVGRTSARAAPSPVGAGESPEPGGPGLGPCPAAANGAPQVGKDDSPVSGALTNQSSNNLPVPLDAAPEGRGFLGLPLGQLLAPPAGTPFPASSLLSAAAKAQLGGPDPVPPPSTLPPRPLAPDVLLSVAGERSLGKAARRPRRLHPEDPAARRAPPAPGAEPKGLPAPGQPLAALLSLLGAQGGPGGHGGPPAPPPAGDGGAPCPGTGLLPACQDFNSQLLGLFGQLAASSEATSGTPPQPKHSAPGAATSPAITKGPPALGASSGGEEAAGGALGCPLPPAAAAEPVAFVGQEQALALGGSLPPGLLLGTLPFSVALGQHPPAPGGDPEGPSLPSLLAASLLPGQPPVPLLPLGVPLPALDLLPAPGTLLSALLPLAPAGEKGAEAAAAAAASPEGYPALPDAPLLFSALPASLALDPALLAAGLGPPESTPGAPPSGLASPPAAPTSTGAPPTTTEAPRGEGRAPDGPPGTPGRLHPLGPQLGSSLVGATLLGDLPALSPLLQNQPLLPPALPPLGLALGPGQGPLLGAASPLACLLQSLQLGPGFGPPEKPATLSGPSAGGPPSPPGCPEGPLSALEPPAPSRAEAGSASPGGGARGGPGSRPSLKRGRRRRAEGLNGETPAPRGPPSTKSPRRGAGRGRGGWGARRHFNGQAGDGGEKGAPPAAPPAPHPAWRCNGDIPAAERQLKAEEIKGSSLRLRPSRRGRRRKASAPRPSARLETPRGRGLSAEPGAGPACNVPPQVDPALARRPRPGRPVKNRRRKLLT; the protein is encoded by the exons ATGCACAAG GTATTTAACTTCGACCCGGGGGCGGCGGTGGCCGGGCGAGGGGCCCCCGGGACCCAGGGCCAGCAGGACATGACCAAACTCTGCAACCACCGCCGGAAAACGGTGGCCATGGCCACGCTGTACCGCAGCATGGAGGGCGCCCCgggccccggctcccgccgccccggcacag GTCCCGGCTTGAGCCCGCTGTTCCCGGCGGGGGGGCGCCCGGCCGTGCCCCCCGGCGTCCCCCCGCCCGGCGCCGTCGGCAGCTTCCCCAGAGCCCCCACGAGGGCAAAAACCCCCGAGGCCGCCCCCGCGGGGGACCGGCTTGTCCCCCCACCCTTCCCGCGGCCCCGTGACGTCTTCCCGGGGGCCAACGGCAGTCCCGAGAGCCGCCCACCGCCACCGTCCCCCCGCTTCggccgccgcctgcccccgccGGACGCGGCGGTGGCCCCCAGGCCTCCCGCCGAGGACGCCCGGAGCCACCGTCCCGTGGGCAGGACTAGCGCCCGTGCCGCTCCGTCGCCGGTGGGGGCCGGAGAAAGCCCGGAgcccggggggccggggctggggccgtgCCCAGCGGCTGCCAACGGCGCCCCCCAGGTGGGCAAGGACGATTCCCCCGTCAGCGGTGCCTTAACCAACCAAAGCAGCAATAACCTGCCAGTGCCCTTAGACGCTGCCCCCGAGGGCCGGGGCTTTTTGGGGCTGCCGCTGGGCCAGCTCCTGGCGCCGCCGGCGGGCACCCCCTTCCCGGCGAGCAGCCTGCTGAGCGCCGCCGCCAAGGCCCAGCTGGGCGGCCCCGACCCCGTGCCCCCCCCTAGCACTTTACCCCCCCGCCCGCTCGCCCCCGACGTGCTGCTCTCGGTCGCGGGCGAGCGGAGCCTGGGCAaggcggcccggcggccccggcgcctgcACCCCGAGGACCCGGCGGCCCGCAGGGCGCCCCCCGCCCCAGGCGCCGAGCCCAAGGGGCTGCCGGCGCCCGGGCAGCCCCTCGCGGCCCTGCTGAGCCTGCTGGGTGCTcagggcggccccggggggcacggcggccccccagcccccccgcctgccGGGGACGGCGGCGCGCCCTGCCCGGGCACCGGGCTCCTGCCCGCATGCCAGGACTTCAACAGCCAGCTCCTCGGCCTCTTCGGGCAGCTGGCGGCCTCGTCTGAAGCCACCTCAGGGACCCCCCCGCAGCCAAAACACAGCGCCCCGG GTGCCGCGACGTCTCCAGCCATCACCAAAGGCCCCCCGGCCTTGGGGGCCAGCAGCGGCGGGGAGGAGGCCGCCGGAGGGGCGCTGGgctgcccgctgccccccgctgccgccgccgagcCTGTGGCCTTTGTGGGGCAGGAGCAGgcgctggccctgggcggctcgCTGCCGCCAGGGCTCCTCCTGGGCACCCTGCCCTTCTCGGTGGCCCTGGGCCAGCACCCGCCAGCGCCCGGCGGGGACCCCGAGGGGCCGAGCCTGCCCTCCCTGCTGGCGGCCTCCCTGCTGCCGGGGCAGCCCCCGGTGCCCCTGCTGCCCCTCGGCGTCCCCCTGCCCGCCCTGGAcctgctgccggcgccggggacgcTGCTCTCGGCCCTGCTGCCGCTGGCACCGGCGGGCGAGAAGGGCgccgaggcggcagcggcggcggcggccagcccCGAGGGCTACCCGGCGCTGCCCGACGCGCCGCTGCTCTTCTCCGCGCTGCCCGCCTCGCTCGCCCTCGACCCCGCGCTGCTGGCCGCTGGGCTGGGCCCCCCCGAGAGcacccccggtgcccccccg TCCGGCCTCGCCAGCCCCCCCGCGGCACCTACCTCGACCGGCGCCCCCCCCACGACTACTGAGGCCCCgcgcggggagggccgggccccCGACGGCCCCCCCGGCACCCCGGGGCGCCTCCACCCGCTGGGGCCCCAGCTGGGCAGCTCCCTGGTCGGCGCCACGCTGCTGG gcgacCTGCCGGCGCTGAGCCCCCTGCTGCAGAACcagccgctgctgccgcccgcgctgccccccctGGGGCTGGCGCTGGGTCCGGGCCAGGGGCCGCTGCTGGGCGCCGCCAGCCCCCTGGCCTGCCTGCTCCAGAGCCTCCAG ctgggccCCGGGTTCGGCCCCCCCGAGAAGCCGGCGACACTGTCGGGCCCCAGCGCcgggggcccccccagcccccccggctGCCCCGAGGGCCCCCTAAGTGCCTTAGAGCCCCccgcgccgagccgggccgaggcgggcagcgccagccccggggggggcgcccgggggggccccggctCCCGGCCCTCCCTgaagcggggccgccgccgccgcgccgagggGCTCAACGGGGAGacgccggcgccccgcgggccccCCAGCACCAAgagcccccggcgcggggccggccggggccggggcggctggggCGCCCGGCGCCACTTCAACGGGCAGGCGGGCGACGGCGGGGAGAagggggccccccccgccgcccccccggccccccacccCGCCTGGCGCTGCAACGGGGACATCCCGGCTGCCGAGCGGCAGCTCAAGGCAGAGGAGATCAAG GGGAGCTCCCTGCGGCTGCGCCCGTCGCGCCGGGGCCGGAGGAGGAAGGCCAG CGCCCCCCGGCCCAGCGCCCGCCTGGAGACGCCGCGAGGGAGGGGGCTCAGCGCCGAGCCCGGGGCCGGCCCTGCC tgtAATGTGCCCCCCCAGGTGGACCCGGCTCTGGCCCGACGcccgcggcccgggcgccccgTCAAGAACCGCCGGAGGAAGCTGCTGACGTAA
- the MBD6 gene encoding methyl-CpG-binding domain protein 6 isoform X2: MHKVFNFDPGAAVAGRGAPGTQGQQDMTKLCNHRRKTVAMATLYRSMEGAPGPGSRRPGTGPGLSPLFPAGGRPAVPPGVPPPGAVGSFPRAPTRAKTPEAAPAGDRLVPPPFPRPRDVFPGANGSPESRPPPPSPRFGRRLPPPDAAVAPRPPAEDARSHRPVGRTSARAAPSPVGAGESPEPGGPGLGPCPAAANGAPQVGKDDSPVSGALTNQSSNNLPVPLDAAPEGRGFLGLPLGQLLAPPAGTPFPASSLLSAAAKAQLGGPDPVPPPSTLPPRPLAPDVLLSVAGERSLGKAARRPRRLHPEDPAARRAPPAPGAEPKGLPAPGQPLAALLSLLGAQGGPGGHGGPPAPPPAGDGGAPCPGTGLLPACQDFNSQLLGLFGQLAASSEATSGTPPQPKHSAPGAATSPAITKGPPALGASSGGEEAAGGALGCPLPPAAAAEPVAFVGQEQALALGGSLPPGLLLGTLPFSVALGQHPPAPGGDPEGPSLPSLLAASLLPGQPPVPLLPLGVPLPALDLLPAPGTLLSALLPLAPAGEKGAEAAAAAAASPEGYPALPDAPLLFSALPASLALDPALLAAGLGPPESTPGAPPSGLASPPAAPTSTGAPPTTTEAPRGEGRAPDGPPGTPGRLHPLGPQLGSSLVGATLLGDLPALSPLLQNQPLLPPALPPLGLALGPGQGPLLGAASPLACLLQSLQLGPGFGPPEKPATLSGPSAGGPPSPPGCPEGPLSALEPPAPSRAEAGSASPGGGARGGPGSRPSLKRGRRRRAEGLNGETPAPRGPPSTKSPRRGAGRGRGGWGARRHFNGQAGDGGEKGAPPAAPPAPHPAWRCNGDIPAAERQLKAEEIKGSSLRLRPSRRGRRRKASAPRPSARLETPRGRGLSAEPGAGPAVDPALARRPRPGRPVKNRRRKLLT; the protein is encoded by the exons ATGCACAAG GTATTTAACTTCGACCCGGGGGCGGCGGTGGCCGGGCGAGGGGCCCCCGGGACCCAGGGCCAGCAGGACATGACCAAACTCTGCAACCACCGCCGGAAAACGGTGGCCATGGCCACGCTGTACCGCAGCATGGAGGGCGCCCCgggccccggctcccgccgccccggcacag GTCCCGGCTTGAGCCCGCTGTTCCCGGCGGGGGGGCGCCCGGCCGTGCCCCCCGGCGTCCCCCCGCCCGGCGCCGTCGGCAGCTTCCCCAGAGCCCCCACGAGGGCAAAAACCCCCGAGGCCGCCCCCGCGGGGGACCGGCTTGTCCCCCCACCCTTCCCGCGGCCCCGTGACGTCTTCCCGGGGGCCAACGGCAGTCCCGAGAGCCGCCCACCGCCACCGTCCCCCCGCTTCggccgccgcctgcccccgccGGACGCGGCGGTGGCCCCCAGGCCTCCCGCCGAGGACGCCCGGAGCCACCGTCCCGTGGGCAGGACTAGCGCCCGTGCCGCTCCGTCGCCGGTGGGGGCCGGAGAAAGCCCGGAgcccggggggccggggctggggccgtgCCCAGCGGCTGCCAACGGCGCCCCCCAGGTGGGCAAGGACGATTCCCCCGTCAGCGGTGCCTTAACCAACCAAAGCAGCAATAACCTGCCAGTGCCCTTAGACGCTGCCCCCGAGGGCCGGGGCTTTTTGGGGCTGCCGCTGGGCCAGCTCCTGGCGCCGCCGGCGGGCACCCCCTTCCCGGCGAGCAGCCTGCTGAGCGCCGCCGCCAAGGCCCAGCTGGGCGGCCCCGACCCCGTGCCCCCCCCTAGCACTTTACCCCCCCGCCCGCTCGCCCCCGACGTGCTGCTCTCGGTCGCGGGCGAGCGGAGCCTGGGCAaggcggcccggcggccccggcgcctgcACCCCGAGGACCCGGCGGCCCGCAGGGCGCCCCCCGCCCCAGGCGCCGAGCCCAAGGGGCTGCCGGCGCCCGGGCAGCCCCTCGCGGCCCTGCTGAGCCTGCTGGGTGCTcagggcggccccggggggcacggcggccccccagcccccccgcctgccGGGGACGGCGGCGCGCCCTGCCCGGGCACCGGGCTCCTGCCCGCATGCCAGGACTTCAACAGCCAGCTCCTCGGCCTCTTCGGGCAGCTGGCGGCCTCGTCTGAAGCCACCTCAGGGACCCCCCCGCAGCCAAAACACAGCGCCCCGG GTGCCGCGACGTCTCCAGCCATCACCAAAGGCCCCCCGGCCTTGGGGGCCAGCAGCGGCGGGGAGGAGGCCGCCGGAGGGGCGCTGGgctgcccgctgccccccgctgccgccgccgagcCTGTGGCCTTTGTGGGGCAGGAGCAGgcgctggccctgggcggctcgCTGCCGCCAGGGCTCCTCCTGGGCACCCTGCCCTTCTCGGTGGCCCTGGGCCAGCACCCGCCAGCGCCCGGCGGGGACCCCGAGGGGCCGAGCCTGCCCTCCCTGCTGGCGGCCTCCCTGCTGCCGGGGCAGCCCCCGGTGCCCCTGCTGCCCCTCGGCGTCCCCCTGCCCGCCCTGGAcctgctgccggcgccggggacgcTGCTCTCGGCCCTGCTGCCGCTGGCACCGGCGGGCGAGAAGGGCgccgaggcggcagcggcggcggcggccagcccCGAGGGCTACCCGGCGCTGCCCGACGCGCCGCTGCTCTTCTCCGCGCTGCCCGCCTCGCTCGCCCTCGACCCCGCGCTGCTGGCCGCTGGGCTGGGCCCCCCCGAGAGcacccccggtgcccccccg TCCGGCCTCGCCAGCCCCCCCGCGGCACCTACCTCGACCGGCGCCCCCCCCACGACTACTGAGGCCCCgcgcggggagggccgggccccCGACGGCCCCCCCGGCACCCCGGGGCGCCTCCACCCGCTGGGGCCCCAGCTGGGCAGCTCCCTGGTCGGCGCCACGCTGCTGG gcgacCTGCCGGCGCTGAGCCCCCTGCTGCAGAACcagccgctgctgccgcccgcgctgccccccctGGGGCTGGCGCTGGGTCCGGGCCAGGGGCCGCTGCTGGGCGCCGCCAGCCCCCTGGCCTGCCTGCTCCAGAGCCTCCAG ctgggccCCGGGTTCGGCCCCCCCGAGAAGCCGGCGACACTGTCGGGCCCCAGCGCcgggggcccccccagcccccccggctGCCCCGAGGGCCCCCTAAGTGCCTTAGAGCCCCccgcgccgagccgggccgaggcgggcagcgccagccccggggggggcgcccgggggggccccggctCCCGGCCCTCCCTgaagcggggccgccgccgccgcgccgagggGCTCAACGGGGAGacgccggcgccccgcgggccccCCAGCACCAAgagcccccggcgcggggccggccggggccggggcggctggggCGCCCGGCGCCACTTCAACGGGCAGGCGGGCGACGGCGGGGAGAagggggccccccccgccgcccccccggccccccacccCGCCTGGCGCTGCAACGGGGACATCCCGGCTGCCGAGCGGCAGCTCAAGGCAGAGGAGATCAAG GGGAGCTCCCTGCGGCTGCGCCCGTCGCGCCGGGGCCGGAGGAGGAAGGCCAG CGCCCCCCGGCCCAGCGCCCGCCTGGAGACGCCGCGAGGGAGGGGGCTCAGCGCCGAGCCCGGGGCCGGCCCTGCC GTGGACCCGGCTCTGGCCCGACGcccgcggcccgggcgccccgTCAAGAACCGCCGGAGGAAGCTGCTGACGTAA
- the MBD6 gene encoding methyl-CpG-binding domain protein 6 isoform X3 — MHKVFNFDPGAAVAGRGAPGTQGQQDMTKLCNHRRKTVAMATLYRSMEGAPGPGSRRPGTGPGLSPLFPAGGRPAVPPGVPPPGAVGSFPRAPTRAKTPEAAPAGDRLVPPPFPRPRDVFPGANGSPESRPPPPSPRFGRRLPPPDAAVAPRPPAEDARSHRPVGRTSARAAPSPVGAGESPEPGGPGLGPCPAAANGAPQVGKDDSPVSGALTNQSSNNLPVPLDAAPEGRGFLGLPLGQLLAPPAGTPFPASSLLSAAAKAQLGGPDPVPPPSTLPPRPLAPDVLLSVAGERSLGKAARRPRRLHPEDPAARRAPPAPGAEPKGLPAPGQPLAALLSLLGAQGGPGGHGGPPAPPPAGDGGAPCPGTGLLPACQDFNSQLLGLFGQLAASSEATSGTPPQPKHSAPGAATSPAITKGPPALGASSGGEEAAGGALGCPLPPAAAAEPVAFVGQEQALALGGSLPPGLLLGTLPFSVALGQHPPAPGGDPEGPSLPSLLAASLLPGQPPVPLLPLGVPLPALDLLPAPGTLLSALLPLAPAGEKGAEAAAAAAASPEGYPALPDAPLLFSALPASLALDPALLAAGLGPPESTPGAPPSGLASPPAAPTSTGAPPTTTEAPRGEGRAPDGPPGTPGRLHPLGPQLGSSLVGATLLGDLPALSPLLQNQPLLPPALPPLGLALGPGQGPLLGAASPLACLLQSLQGSSLRLRPSRRGRRRKASAPRPSARLETPRGRGLSAEPGAGPACNVPPQVDPALARRPRPGRPVKNRRRKLLT, encoded by the exons ATGCACAAG GTATTTAACTTCGACCCGGGGGCGGCGGTGGCCGGGCGAGGGGCCCCCGGGACCCAGGGCCAGCAGGACATGACCAAACTCTGCAACCACCGCCGGAAAACGGTGGCCATGGCCACGCTGTACCGCAGCATGGAGGGCGCCCCgggccccggctcccgccgccccggcacag GTCCCGGCTTGAGCCCGCTGTTCCCGGCGGGGGGGCGCCCGGCCGTGCCCCCCGGCGTCCCCCCGCCCGGCGCCGTCGGCAGCTTCCCCAGAGCCCCCACGAGGGCAAAAACCCCCGAGGCCGCCCCCGCGGGGGACCGGCTTGTCCCCCCACCCTTCCCGCGGCCCCGTGACGTCTTCCCGGGGGCCAACGGCAGTCCCGAGAGCCGCCCACCGCCACCGTCCCCCCGCTTCggccgccgcctgcccccgccGGACGCGGCGGTGGCCCCCAGGCCTCCCGCCGAGGACGCCCGGAGCCACCGTCCCGTGGGCAGGACTAGCGCCCGTGCCGCTCCGTCGCCGGTGGGGGCCGGAGAAAGCCCGGAgcccggggggccggggctggggccgtgCCCAGCGGCTGCCAACGGCGCCCCCCAGGTGGGCAAGGACGATTCCCCCGTCAGCGGTGCCTTAACCAACCAAAGCAGCAATAACCTGCCAGTGCCCTTAGACGCTGCCCCCGAGGGCCGGGGCTTTTTGGGGCTGCCGCTGGGCCAGCTCCTGGCGCCGCCGGCGGGCACCCCCTTCCCGGCGAGCAGCCTGCTGAGCGCCGCCGCCAAGGCCCAGCTGGGCGGCCCCGACCCCGTGCCCCCCCCTAGCACTTTACCCCCCCGCCCGCTCGCCCCCGACGTGCTGCTCTCGGTCGCGGGCGAGCGGAGCCTGGGCAaggcggcccggcggccccggcgcctgcACCCCGAGGACCCGGCGGCCCGCAGGGCGCCCCCCGCCCCAGGCGCCGAGCCCAAGGGGCTGCCGGCGCCCGGGCAGCCCCTCGCGGCCCTGCTGAGCCTGCTGGGTGCTcagggcggccccggggggcacggcggccccccagcccccccgcctgccGGGGACGGCGGCGCGCCCTGCCCGGGCACCGGGCTCCTGCCCGCATGCCAGGACTTCAACAGCCAGCTCCTCGGCCTCTTCGGGCAGCTGGCGGCCTCGTCTGAAGCCACCTCAGGGACCCCCCCGCAGCCAAAACACAGCGCCCCGG GTGCCGCGACGTCTCCAGCCATCACCAAAGGCCCCCCGGCCTTGGGGGCCAGCAGCGGCGGGGAGGAGGCCGCCGGAGGGGCGCTGGgctgcccgctgccccccgctgccgccgccgagcCTGTGGCCTTTGTGGGGCAGGAGCAGgcgctggccctgggcggctcgCTGCCGCCAGGGCTCCTCCTGGGCACCCTGCCCTTCTCGGTGGCCCTGGGCCAGCACCCGCCAGCGCCCGGCGGGGACCCCGAGGGGCCGAGCCTGCCCTCCCTGCTGGCGGCCTCCCTGCTGCCGGGGCAGCCCCCGGTGCCCCTGCTGCCCCTCGGCGTCCCCCTGCCCGCCCTGGAcctgctgccggcgccggggacgcTGCTCTCGGCCCTGCTGCCGCTGGCACCGGCGGGCGAGAAGGGCgccgaggcggcagcggcggcggcggccagcccCGAGGGCTACCCGGCGCTGCCCGACGCGCCGCTGCTCTTCTCCGCGCTGCCCGCCTCGCTCGCCCTCGACCCCGCGCTGCTGGCCGCTGGGCTGGGCCCCCCCGAGAGcacccccggtgcccccccg TCCGGCCTCGCCAGCCCCCCCGCGGCACCTACCTCGACCGGCGCCCCCCCCACGACTACTGAGGCCCCgcgcggggagggccgggccccCGACGGCCCCCCCGGCACCCCGGGGCGCCTCCACCCGCTGGGGCCCCAGCTGGGCAGCTCCCTGGTCGGCGCCACGCTGCTGG gcgacCTGCCGGCGCTGAGCCCCCTGCTGCAGAACcagccgctgctgccgcccgcgctgccccccctGGGGCTGGCGCTGGGTCCGGGCCAGGGGCCGCTGCTGGGCGCCGCCAGCCCCCTGGCCTGCCTGCTCCAGAGCCTCCAG GGGAGCTCCCTGCGGCTGCGCCCGTCGCGCCGGGGCCGGAGGAGGAAGGCCAG CGCCCCCCGGCCCAGCGCCCGCCTGGAGACGCCGCGAGGGAGGGGGCTCAGCGCCGAGCCCGGGGCCGGCCCTGCC tgtAATGTGCCCCCCCAGGTGGACCCGGCTCTGGCCCGACGcccgcggcccgggcgccccgTCAAGAACCGCCGGAGGAAGCTGCTGACGTAA
- the DCTN2 gene encoding dynactin subunit 2 gives MADPKYADLPGIARNEPDVYETSDLPEDDQAEFDAEELTSTSVEHLIVNPNAAYDKFKDKRVGTKGLDFSDRISKTKRTGYESGEYEILGEGVGAKETPQQRYQRLLHEVQELAGEVERIQSTVKESAAEEKLTPMALAKQVAGLKQQLVSSHLEKLLGPDAAINLADPDGALAKRLLVQLEAAKSSKAAPGKSPAKAPAPAGNTVTYELHSRPEQERFVQAAKIAELEKRLAELEATVRCEPDGQNPLAVGLKGASLMETVEILQAKVSTLDVAVLDQVEARLQSVLGKVNEIAKHKAAVEDADTQSKVHQIYETVQRWGPMASTLPDVVQRLVALKELHEQAMQFGQLLTHLDTTQQVMASALKDNATLLAQVQKTMKENLAVVEDNFAAIDARVKQLAK, from the exons atGGCCGACCCCAAGTACGCCGACCTGCCCGGCATC GCCAGGAACGAACCGGACGTGTACGAGACCAGCGACCTGCCCGAGGACGACCAGGCCGAGTTCGACGCG GAGGAGCTCACCAGCACCAGCGTGGAGCACCTCATCGTCAACCCCAACGCCGCCTATGACAAGTTCAAGGACAAGCGAGTTGGCACCAAGGGCCTGG ATTTCTCCGACCGCATCAGCAAGACCAAGCGAACAGGCTATGAGTCCGGGGAGTACGAAATC CTCGGCGAGGGCGTTGGTGCCAAGGAGACGCCCCAGCAGCGGTACCAGcggctgctgcatgaggtgcaggagctggccgGCGAGGTCGAGAGGATCCAG AGCACGGTGAAGGAGTCGGCAGCCGAGGAGAAGCTGACGCCCATGGCCTTGGCCAAGCAGGTCGCGGGCCTGAAGCAGCAGCTGGTCTCCAGCCACCTGGAGAAACTGCTGGGCCCCGACGCCGCCATCAACCTCGCGGACCCCGACGGCGCGTTGGCAAA GCGCCTGTTGGTGCAGCTGGAAGCAGCAAAGAGCAGCAAGGCCGCGCCAGGGAAGAGCCCGGCCaaggccccggcccccgccggcaaCACGGTGACGTACGAGCTGCACTCGAGGCCGGAGCAGGAGCGTTTCGTCCAGGCTGCCAAG ATCGCGGAGCTGGAGAAGCGGCTGGCGGAGCTGGAGGCAACGGTGCGGTGCGAGCCCGACGGCCAG AACCCGCTGGCGGTGGGGCTGAAGGGCGCCAGCCTCATG GAGACGGTGGAGATCCTGCAGGCCAAGGTGAGCACCCTGGACGTGGCTGTGCTGGACCAAGTGGAGGCCCGGCTGCAG AGCGTCCTCGGGAAGGTGAACGAAATCGCCAAGCACAAGGCGGCCGTGGAGGATGCCGACACCCAGAGCAAG GTCCACCAGATCTACGAGACGGTGCAGCGCTGGGGCCCCATGGCCAGCACCCTGCCCGACGTGGTGCAGAGACTGGTGGCCCTCAAGGAGCTGCACGAGCAAg CCATGCAGTTTGGGCAGCTCCTCACGCACCTGGACACGACGCAGCAGGTCATGGCCAGCGCCCTCAAGGACAACGCCACGCTGCTGGCACAG gTCCAGAAGACCATGAAGGAAAACCTGGCCGTGGTAGAAGACAACTTTGCTGCCATCGACGCCCGCGTCAAGCAGCTGGCGAAGTGA